From a region of the Eretmochelys imbricata isolate rEreImb1 chromosome 6, rEreImb1.hap1, whole genome shotgun sequence genome:
- the TP53I11 gene encoding tumor protein p53-inducible protein 11 — MATKQPPPLMKKHSQTDLVSRLKTRKILGVGGEDDDGEVHRSKISQVLGNEIKFAVREPLGLRVWQFVSAIVFSGVAIMALTFPDQLYDAVFEEESVNSKTPIRLYGGALLSLSLIMWNALYTSEKVVIRWTLLTEACYFGVQFLVTTITLVESGRISTGAMLLLASRIFFILITVYYYYQVGRRPKKV, encoded by the exons ATGGCAACCAAGCAACCCCCACCTCTAATGAAGAAGCATAGCCAGACAGACCTGGTGAGCCGACTCAAGACACGGAAGATCTTGGGAGTTGGAGGGGAAGATGATGATGGGGAAGTTCATAGGTCTAAG ATCAGTCAAGTCCTGGGCAATGAAATAAAATTTGCTGTGCGGGAACCCTTGGGGCTCAG GGTCTGGCAATTCGTCTCTGCCATCGTATTCTCTGGGGTCGCCATCATG GCTCTCACTTTCCCTGATCAGCTCTATGACGCCGTCTTTGAAGAAGAATCCGTCAACAGCAAGACTCCCATCAGGCTGTATGGAGGAGCCCTCCTCA GTCTCTCCCTTATCATGTGGAATGCCCTGTACACATCTGAGAAGGTCGTCATCCGTTGGACCCTGCTGACAGaagcctgttactttggggtgcAGTTCCTAG TTACCACCATCACCCTTGTTGAGAGTGGCCGGATATCCACAGGTGCCATGCTCCTCCTCGCCAGCCGGATCTTCTTCATCCTTATCACCGTTTACTATTATTACCAAGTTGGACGGCGACCCAAGAAAGTCTAA